A genomic region of Trifolium pratense cultivar HEN17-A07 linkage group LG3, ARS_RC_1.1, whole genome shotgun sequence contains the following coding sequences:
- the LOC123918940 gene encoding uncharacterized protein LOC123918940 isoform X1, protein MAYSRSFMFLGVILFVILSTQVLDANHVPGPYITNPMARVDNRLMFSESDLITMHKNLMKYDANTILKIRNIVNDLFDEENEVTISGEKNKVSLSDEEHQISKNDVEDHASLCHKEHQVSKKPMTSVNSRLMFSESDLMNMHKNLMKYDANTILKIRDIVNDLFDEENEVSISNREEKVTKSNHEDEVFKIDEEHKISINDEEYKVSKSDNEDSASMNDEKHKVSKSGEENKVSFNITN, encoded by the exons ATGGCTTACTCAAGGTCATTTATGTTTCTTGGTGTTATTCTTTTTGTTATTCTCTCAACTCAAGTTTTAGATGCAAATCATGTACCCGGGCCTTATATTACTA ATCCGATGGCCAGAGTGGACAACCGTTTGATGTTTTCGGAATCTGATTTGATTACTATGCATAAAAATTTGATGAAGTATGATGCTAACACTATTCTCAAAATCCGAAACATAGTAAATGATTTATTTGACGAGGAAAATGAAGTTACTATAagtggtgaaaaaaataaagtttcatTAAGTGATGAAGAACATCAAATTTCCAAAAATGACGTGGAAGATCATGCTTCACTATGTCATAAAGAACATCAAGTTTCCAAAA AGCCGATGACCAGCGTGAACAGCCGTTTGATGTTTTCGGAATCTGATTtgatgaatatgcataaaaatttgaTGAAGTATGATGCTAACACTATTCTCAAAATCCGAGACATAGTAAACGATTTATTTGACGAGGAAAATGAAGTTTCTATAAGTAACCGTGAAGAGAAAGTTACCAAAAGTAACCATGAAGATGAAGTTTTCAAAATTGATGAAGAACATAAAATTTCTATAAATGATGAGGAGTATAAAGTCTCTAAAAGTGACAATGAAGATAGTGCTTCTATGAATGATGAGAAACATAAAGTTTCCAAAAGTGGGGAGGAAAATAAAGTTTCTTTTAACATAACCAATTGA